A part of Eubacterium sp. AB3007 genomic DNA contains:
- the nusA gene encoding transcription termination factor NusA, with translation MNKEFIEALNELEKEKRISKDLLLDTIENALVSAYRKNYGTSQNVRVVINPDTGDVAVLMRKDIVEEVEDEMTQMSLDEAMEIDPRYEIGDAIEFAVEPRDFGRIAATTAKQVVVQRLRETERKMIYDEYVDRQGEIVTGVVQRRSNNTLFVNIGRTEGILSAGEQVPGEHFRVGDRLKVYIMDVKEATKGPQVFLSRSHPGLVERLFELEVPEIQDGIVEIRGVSREAGSRTKMAVWSNDENVDPVGACVGSRGARVQNVVDELSGEKIDIIFWSDDPEELICNVLSPSDVEDVVIEDEEARIATAIVPDDQLSLAIGKQGQNVRLAARVSGWKIDIKSHTQYYSEYEEDEIMDVPEEITEEPEEAVGEPEEE, from the coding sequence ATGAATAAAGAGTTTATCGAAGCGCTCAATGAACTCGAAAAAGAAAAAAGAATCTCCAAAGATCTTCTTCTTGACACCATTGAGAACGCGCTGGTATCCGCGTACAGGAAGAACTACGGGACATCGCAGAATGTTCGTGTAGTCATCAATCCGGACACAGGGGATGTCGCCGTTCTGATGCGGAAGGATATCGTGGAGGAAGTGGAAGACGAGATGACACAGATGTCCCTGGATGAAGCCATGGAGATCGATCCCCGTTATGAGATCGGGGATGCCATCGAATTCGCGGTGGAGCCGAGAGATTTCGGCCGGATCGCTGCTACCACAGCCAAACAGGTGGTGGTGCAGAGACTGAGAGAGACCGAGCGAAAGATGATCTACGACGAGTACGTGGACAGACAGGGGGAGATCGTCACCGGTGTGGTACAGAGAAGAAGCAACAACACTCTCTTCGTCAACATCGGCAGAACGGAGGGGATTCTCTCCGCCGGTGAGCAGGTTCCGGGCGAGCATTTCCGTGTTGGGGACAGACTGAAGGTATATATCATGGACGTGAAGGAAGCCACCAAGGGTCCGCAGGTCTTTCTCTCCAGATCCCATCCGGGACTGGTGGAGAGACTGTTTGAACTGGAAGTACCAGAGATCCAGGACGGGATCGTGGAGATCCGCGGTGTGTCCAGAGAGGCTGGTTCCAGAACCAAGATGGCCGTATGGTCCAACGATGAGAACGTGGATCCGGTGGGAGCATGCGTCGGTTCCAGAGGTGCCCGCGTACAGAATGTGGTGGACGAGCTCAGCGGAGAGAAGATCGATATCATTTTCTGGAGCGATGATCCTGAGGAACTGATTTGCAACGTACTAAGCCCTTCCGATGTGGAAGACGTGGTGATCGAGGATGAGGAAGCCCGTATTGCCACCGCCATCGTGCCGGATGATCAGCTGTCGCTGGCCATCGGAAAGCAGGGACAGAACGTACGCCTGGCGGCCAGAGTCAGTGGCTGGAAGATCGACATCAAGAGTCATACGCAGTACTACTCCGAGTATGAGGAGGATGAGATCATGGACGTGCCGGAGGAAATCACCGAGGAACCGGAGGAGGCTGTAGGTGAGCCGGAGGAAGAATAA
- a CDS encoding L7Ae/L30e/S12e/Gadd45 family ribosomal protein gives MISDKLFGYLGFAAKARKLSAGYNTCLMLVEKRKVRLLIIAEDTAEGSIEKMTRKCEAGQVDYRIFGTREELSRITGRQGNNIFAVTDAGFARVIRSEIDKIQAEGEVFNDKKGI, from the coding sequence ATGATAAGTGATAAGCTGTTTGGATATCTGGGCTTTGCAGCGAAGGCCCGCAAGCTGAGCGCCGGATATAATACATGTCTTATGCTTGTAGAGAAGAGAAAGGTCAGACTTCTGATCATCGCGGAGGACACCGCCGAAGGATCGATCGAGAAGATGACACGGAAATGTGAGGCGGGGCAAGTCGACTATCGCATTTTCGGGACACGAGAGGAACTTTCCAGGATCACAGGACGGCAGGGGAACAACATCTTCGCTGTCACAGATGCAGGCTTTGCCCGAGTGATCCGTAGCGAGATAGACAAGATACAAGCGGAAGGAGAGGTGTTTAATGACAAAAAAGGTATATGA
- the rimP gene encoding ribosome maturation factor RimP codes for MAKTQKNNIRDLVGRILTSFLEEHGLELYHTEFRKEGKDWYLRVFIDRTDEEYVSTDDCEAVSRFLSEELDREDPIQQNYYLEVSSPGMDRPLLTQEHFDRYAGEIVDLKLYKARDGQKEFQGKLIGRTDGVITIETEDGQTVACGEDETAGVRLAVIF; via the coding sequence ATGGCAAAGACACAGAAGAACAACATCCGTGATCTGGTCGGCAGAATCCTCACATCTTTCCTGGAGGAGCACGGACTGGAGCTCTATCATACAGAGTTCCGGAAGGAAGGCAAGGACTGGTACCTGCGCGTGTTTATCGACAGGACGGACGAAGAGTATGTAAGTACAGATGACTGTGAGGCGGTCTCTCGATTCCTCTCAGAGGAACTGGACCGGGAGGATCCGATCCAGCAGAACTACTATCTGGAAGTCAGTTCGCCGGGCATGGACAGACCGCTCCTGACGCAGGAGCATTTTGATCGGTATGCCGGCGAGATCGTAGACCTGAAGCTCTACAAGGCCAGAGACGGGCAGAAGGAGTTCCAGGGTAAGCTGATCGGACGGACGGATGGTGTGATCACCATCGAGACAGAGGATGGGCAGACAGTTGCATGCGGAGAGGACGAGACCGCAGGGGTTCGTCTTGCAGTGATTTTTTAG
- the infB gene encoding translation initiation factor IF-2 translates to MTKKVYELAKEMGIASKDLIAKAAENGIELKSHMSNVTADVEAKLRGNGEKKATTKTTATGKKIPVGKPIVDEAFLANKKKPPVGKPVVDEAMLARRQKERTEDDAERTVTKQAPADKPVEKASATKAEPKKTERTPVEKPASKAIEKTDAKPTPKKEEKKPQMEEKKPAVKTHTETGAGKKEDRKPAGSRIKRAGADAPRPQGPRIIRKAGEIDNTRKNSTTGKNADDKRSRTSSRNEHRNERRSGGRPSAGTNAQNKSGGRRKPAVNENRGSNRVPKAAPAGGTSGGKNRSERRGNNNHRHDDRNKFAKFDRKSLEKKERKKYNKPKDVEPEIEEEVLPEGTIKINVPITVAGFCEQAEVSTSKVIMTLMKLGVMANINQNIDEDTLMVLAEELGLEVVIGKVEEEIIEEGIEHFEDREKDLKDRSPIITVMGHVDHGKTSLLDAIRNTNVTSSESGGITQHIGASEVSINGQKIVFLDTPGHEAFTAMRARGAHITDIAVLVVAADDSVKPQTIESISHAKAAGVPIIVAINKMDKPGANPDMVKKDLADQGVLVEDWGGDVISVPVSAKTGEGITNLLEMILLQAEMMELKANPNRLAHGSVIEARLDKAKGPVASLLILNGTLQAGQSIVAGTCSGRIRRMTDDKGNVLKKAGPATAVEILGLTDVPQAGDEFDAVRDDKTAREIAENRKEKLREEVLAKNSSMTLDKLFSQIQEGETKELNLVIKADVQGSVGAMISSLEKLNNDEVKVNVVHSGVGTVSESDIMLAETSDAVIIGFNVRPSTAIASMAEQHGVELRLYRVIYDVINDVEAAMKGMLDPEFKEEVLGKAEVRNTFKVPGVGIVAGAYITEGKVARNKEIRLVRDGIVVHEGKISSLKRFKDDAKEVNQGYECGIGIEDYNDIKEGDIIECFTMVEIERN, encoded by the coding sequence ATGACAAAAAAGGTATATGAACTTGCGAAAGAGATGGGGATCGCGAGTAAGGACCTGATCGCAAAGGCCGCTGAAAATGGGATCGAACTGAAGAGCCATATGAGCAATGTCACGGCAGACGTGGAAGCAAAGCTCAGGGGAAACGGGGAGAAGAAAGCGACCACCAAGACGACGGCTACCGGCAAGAAGATTCCGGTAGGTAAGCCGATCGTGGATGAGGCTTTTCTCGCCAACAAGAAGAAACCTCCGGTGGGTAAGCCCGTAGTCGATGAGGCGATGCTTGCCAGGCGCCAGAAGGAGAGGACCGAGGACGATGCGGAGAGAACGGTCACAAAGCAGGCTCCTGCTGACAAGCCCGTAGAGAAGGCATCTGCTACGAAAGCCGAACCGAAGAAAACGGAGCGTACGCCAGTAGAGAAACCTGCCTCCAAGGCCATCGAAAAGACTGACGCGAAGCCGACACCAAAGAAAGAAGAAAAGAAACCGCAGATGGAAGAGAAGAAGCCTGCTGTGAAGACCCATACGGAGACCGGTGCAGGGAAGAAAGAAGACAGGAAGCCTGCCGGCTCCCGTATCAAGAGAGCCGGTGCCGATGCACCGCGTCCTCAGGGCCCGCGGATCATTCGGAAGGCCGGAGAGATCGACAATACGCGCAAGAACAGCACCACAGGCAAGAATGCTGACGACAAGCGGAGCAGGACCAGTTCCAGAAACGAGCACAGAAACGAGCGCCGCAGTGGCGGACGTCCCTCTGCTGGAACCAATGCGCAGAACAAGAGCGGCGGCAGAAGAAAGCCGGCGGTCAACGAGAACAGAGGCAGCAACCGCGTGCCGAAGGCAGCGCCTGCCGGAGGAACCTCCGGTGGCAAGAACCGTTCCGAGAGACGTGGAAACAACAACCACAGACATGATGACAGGAACAAGTTCGCCAAGTTCGATCGCAAGTCGCTGGAGAAGAAGGAACGCAAGAAGTACAACAAGCCGAAGGACGTAGAGCCGGAGATCGAAGAAGAAGTACTGCCAGAGGGCACCATCAAGATCAACGTTCCGATCACGGTGGCTGGTTTCTGTGAGCAGGCAGAGGTCTCTACCTCCAAGGTCATCATGACCCTGATGAAGCTGGGCGTTATGGCCAACATCAACCAGAACATCGACGAGGACACACTGATGGTCCTGGCCGAGGAACTGGGACTGGAGGTCGTGATCGGCAAGGTAGAGGAAGAGATCATCGAGGAAGGGATCGAGCATTTCGAGGACAGAGAGAAGGATCTGAAGGACAGATCCCCGATCATCACTGTCATGGGCCACGTTGACCACGGTAAGACATCTCTGTTGGATGCTATCCGCAACACCAACGTAACCTCTTCTGAGTCCGGAGGAATCACGCAGCACATCGGTGCATCCGAGGTCAGCATCAACGGACAGAAGATCGTCTTCCTGGACACTCCGGGACACGAGGCCTTCACCGCCATGCGTGCCAGAGGTGCCCACATTACAGATATCGCCGTACTGGTTGTCGCTGCCGATGACAGCGTCAAGCCGCAGACCATCGAATCCATCAGCCATGCCAAGGCAGCCGGCGTGCCGATCATCGTCGCCATCAACAAGATGGACAAGCCCGGAGCCAATCCGGATATGGTCAAGAAAGATCTGGCCGATCAGGGTGTCCTGGTGGAGGACTGGGGCGGAGACGTCATCAGTGTTCCCGTATCTGCCAAGACCGGCGAGGGAATCACCAACCTGCTGGAGATGATTCTGCTGCAGGCAGAGATGATGGAATTGAAGGCAAACCCCAACCGGCTTGCCCACGGTTCTGTGATCGAGGCCAGACTGGACAAAGCCAAGGGGCCTGTGGCCTCCCTGTTGATCCTGAACGGTACTCTGCAGGCTGGCCAAAGCATCGTTGCCGGTACATGTTCCGGAAGAATCCGTCGCATGACAGACGACAAGGGTAACGTGCTGAAGAAAGCCGGTCCGGCCACAGCGGTAGAAATCCTGGGACTGACAGACGTTCCTCAGGCGGGTGATGAGTTCGACGCCGTCAGGGACGATAAGACGGCCAGAGAGATCGCCGAAAACAGAAAAGAAAAGCTCCGCGAAGAGGTCCTGGCCAAGAATTCCAGCATGACCCTGGATAAGCTCTTCAGCCAGATCCAGGAGGGAGAGACCAAGGAACTGAACCTGGTCATCAAGGCCGATGTACAGGGCTCTGTTGGCGCCATGATTTCCTCTCTGGAGAAACTGAACAACGACGAGGTCAAGGTGAATGTGGTCCACTCCGGCGTAGGTACCGTATCCGAATCCGATATCATGCTGGCAGAGACTTCCGATGCCGTCATCATCGGGTTCAATGTCAGACCGTCCACCGCGATCGCGTCCATGGCAGAGCAGCACGGTGTGGAACTGCGTCTGTACCGTGTCATCTACGATGTGATCAATGATGTGGAAGCCGCCATGAAGGGCATGCTTGATCCGGAATTCAAGGAAGAAGTTCTCGGAAAGGCAGAGGTCAGAAATACCTTCAAGGTGCCGGGCGTGGGTATCGTTGCCGGTGCCTACATCACCGAGGGCAAGGTGGCCAGAAACAAGGAGATCCGTCTGGTCAGAGACGGGATCGTTGTCCACGAGGGCAAGATCTCATCCCTGAAGCGCTTCAAGGACGATGCCAAAGAAGTCAACCAGGGCTACGAGTGTGGTATCGGCATCGAGGATTATAACGATATCAAGGAAGGTGACATCATCGAGTGCTTCACCATGGTGGAAATCGAACGTAATTAG
- the rnpM gene encoding RNase P modulator RnpM, whose translation MSRRKNNGKPPMRRCIGCMESKPKQEMIRIAWFQEKLSVDRTGKANGRGVYLCDDRACIEQARRKKALSRSFRTNFSAEETDPIFEELLHDK comes from the coding sequence GTGAGCCGGAGGAAGAATAACGGAAAACCGCCGATGCGTCGGTGCATCGGGTGCATGGAATCAAAACCAAAACAAGAGATGATTCGCATCGCCTGGTTCCAGGAGAAGCTGTCTGTTGACCGGACCGGCAAGGCGAACGGGAGAGGCGTGTATCTCTGCGATGACCGTGCCTGTATCGAACAGGCGCGCCGGAAGAAGGCTTTGTCCAGAAGCTTCCGGACCAACTTCAGCGCGGAGGAGACGGATCCGATCTTTGAGGAGTTGTTGCATGATAAGTGA